The Procambarus clarkii isolate CNS0578487 chromosome 66, FALCON_Pclarkii_2.0, whole genome shotgun sequence genome has a window encoding:
- the LOC123769191 gene encoding condensin-2 complex subunit G2 isoform X1 → MAKQEFLAAVEDGHHAQFITLIQNHGSKRSTVDLEEVVIELNRAQHEKIWNSLHSWVNEQLNKLVGVNESEEEVESGQRVAAGDELDDTHKTGHTGPTKIASSAHSQHEPQAMEPCEPYNEKLMEGVLEFAHIYIKSFKDGDIFIPDTLMELAVLLHGMARVFKGRVQAGVASLCELWWLKGLEEREHLVLNVLPILLDVATSKGAKRKDVIRLWSLREALQLVELDDPNYEPFVEQLVACAAAAIFLTCDEGVKWLATLFSSRSLISRLHRKIKTVLPGCTKLQCEKYAEVYFRAWKTSKGDAKVALEEECIQDLMYAAVHVDPTTGRLSANLHHLLHQIHRQKRHHAVATTIYSLYDPFIWRSLKAANGLVRTNAISLLCDAFPLTDSTFTQEEKSDLQERQYQAIITLLVDPCHLARIAAIRGVFNILADYWLMIPSHIIKAIFQKLLSDLVYDASSAEVRTQVIKGLTLLLDFKETVPFLTEVLVRLGDVFDDISANVRVAFVKLLLKVKSSKVIRYWEIVPVHHLLHRLEEDKPVVCKLLTQLLLSSFHPVHREDQELFKRSLALLEENRAAARRFYRYASRKLDLNSTVHFMLLIWRCLRNFILARQNEDSHEESEREDNTSSEDQPDPGDRIYLKGARRASPGDGDSSAIPAANKENTGGAPRTQGSLSPTTVKTNDSGKDEDSDESSLDNPIIVGGLLDTVVILWTTNAHRLAQQQNLKYLEALRKQLSKSMPLFFKFFKENNDASQTLLFLSSFLPRTLVPTLVGHCLSRLRSLQSDQGNDDLPGTYINALCNWNRSDDILELASEWLEEGFSAGMVASNKERRRSSRRVRFCKTSTPQPLIALRLLQHILQHPFNKLTTIKSNRHLLLEITLNMEKVKDRISDRLDRTEELSPLCSDTFLCECWAQYLRLVAVLHNPSVEEQEHDSNEERDDDGESPETLLFDSSETILLGLDWANSVLVPALGESSSGGKRKLRGGDDASAIAVSALNNLITTSTHLLMTGAANTAFVYKMCTFVDSLLKLDASGSFWQNSLLFAMEAHQFLQSYDHTDDDEEFEDEATPVHVINMCLSSISDYFKVQDNLPKDASKIDDTLVQLLTTLGQGSRQDQSEVMVHMADTVVQHICWIVDKDEGINTAVTKIQDAGGCVGLLIGVCQSRAKLSTMLMDALTHVLTTAIHVSSVKTTAINDITSLLAISYLLKILVHDSGKISKYSMKQTVVAADSIMARIILPTASDDNGIFQQYTRSAKEIIQDLKSSLGVL, encoded by the exons ATGGCTAAACAGGAGTTCCTGGCAGCAGTGGAAGATGGCCATCATGCTCAATTTATTACTCTCATTCAGAACCAT GGAAGTAAACGTAGCACTGTTGACTTGGAAGAGGTTGTAATAGAATTAAATCGAGCACAACATGAGAAGATATGGAACAGTCTTCACTCTTGGGTCAATGAACAACTAAACAAACTAGTTGGCGTAAACGAGTCCGAGGAAGAAGTGGAGAGTGGTCAACGAGTGGCAGCTGGGGATGAATTAGACGATACGCACAAGACGGGTCACACAGGACCAACAAAGATTGCAAGCTCGGCACACAGCCAACATGAGCCACAGGCTATG GAACCATGTGAACCATACAATGAAAAACTGATGGAAGGAGTACTGGAGTTTGCCCACATCTACATAAAATCTTTCAAAGATGGAGACATTTTCATCCCAGATACGTTGATGGAATTAGCTG TGTTGTTAcatgggatggcgagggtgtttaAAGGTCGAGTACAAGCAGGAGTTGCCTCCTTATGTGAGCTTTGGTGGCTTAAGGGGCTTGAAGAGCGTGAGCATCTTGTCCTCAATGTCTTGCCTATTCTACTAGATGTTGCTACGAGCAAGGGTGCAAAA AGGAAAGATGTGATAAGACTGTGGTCACTACGCGAGGCTCTTCAGTTGGTCGAGCTTGACGATCCTAATTATGAGCCGTTTGTCGAACAGCTGGTTGCTTGTGCTGCAGCTGCGATCTTCCTGACATGTGATGAGGGTGTGAAATGGCTTGCAACATTGTTCTCGTCACGCTCGCTTATTTCTCGTCTCCATCGGAAAATAAAAACTGTACTTCCAGGATGCACAAAACTCCAGTGTGAAAAGTATGCTGAAGTCTATTTTCGTGCTTGGAAGACTAGCAAGGGAGATGCTAAGGTG gcTCTGGAGGAAGAGTGCATACAGGATTTAATGTATGCTGCTGTCCATGTGGACCCGACGACTGGTCGACTGTCTGCAAATCTTCATCATCTGCTCCATCAAATTCATCGTCAAAAGAGGCATCATGCTGTAGCAACAACCATTTATTCTCTCTATGACCCCTTCATTTGGCGATCTCTAAAG GCTGCTAATGGTCTTGTGCGTACGAATGCCATCTCACTCCTGTGTGATGCTTTTCCACTTACGGATAGTACCTTTACTCAAGAAGAGAAGAGTGACCTGCAAGAGAGACAATACCAAGCAATTATCACCTTGCTTGTTGATCCTTGCCATCTTGCTCGCATCGCTGCAATCAGG GGTGTGTTTAATATCTTGGCAGACTACTGGCTCATGAtcccatcacacatcataaaggcCATTTTCCAAAAGCTGCTGTCAGATCTCGTGTATGATGCGTCATCAGCTGAAGTTCGCACTCAAGTTATCAAG GGTCTGACCCTGCTTCTGGACTTTAAAGAGACTGTGCCGTTCCTTACTGAAGTCTTGGTTCGCCTTGGAGATGTGTTTGACGATATTAGTGCAAATGTTCGTGTTGCTTTCGTCAAGTTATTGTTGAAGGTGAAATCTTCAAAGGTTATCAG GTACTGGGAAATAGTTCCTGTGCATCATCTTCTGCATCGGCTAGAGGAAGACAAACCTGTAGTTTGCAAGTTGCTTACCCAACTCTTGCTCAGTTCCTTCCATCCTGTCCATCGTGAAGACCAG GAGCTTTTTAAACGGTCTCTGGCATTATTGGAGGAGAATCGGGCGGCAGCTCGCCGATTTTATAGGTATGCGAGCCGCAAGCTGGACCTGAACAGCACTGTCCACTTCATGTTGTTAATATGGCGTTGTCTTCGGAACTTTATATTGGCTCGACAGAATGAGGATTCCCATGAAG agagtgagagggaggacaACACAAGTTCTGAAGATCAACCAGACCCAGGAGACCGGATCTATCTGAAAGGAGCTCGTAGGGCTTCTCCAGGGGATGGCGATTCCTCTGCTATTCCTGCTGCCAATAAAGAAAATACAGGTGGGG CTCCGAGGACACAGGGCAGCCTCTCGCCTACAACTGTGAAGACTAATGACTCTGGGAAAG ATGAAGATAGTGATGAGTCTTCTTTAGACAACCCTATTATTGTTGGTGGGCTTTTGGATACTGTTGTGATCCTGTGGACTACCAACGCTCACAGACTCGCGCAGCAACAAAACCTCAAGTATCTGGAGGCGTTAAGAAAACAGCTTTCTAAAAGCATGCCTCTCttcttcaaattctttaag GAAAACAATGATGCATCACAGACACTACTCTTCTTGTCAAGTTTCTTGCCCCGAACCTTAGTGCCTACCTTGGTTGGTCACTGCCTGTCACGTCTTCGATCACTACAGTCGGATCAG GGAAATGATGATTTACCCGGGACATACATTAATGCTCTTTGCAACTGGAATCGTAGTGATGATATCTTGGAGTTGGCGTCCGAGTGGCTTGAGGAAGGCTTCAGTgctggaatggttgcaagtaacaAG GAGCGCCGTCGTAGTAGTCGCAGGGTGCGATTTTGTAAGACGAGTACACCCCAGCCCCTTATTGCATTACGTCTGTTGCAGCACATTCTGCAGCACCCTTTCAATAAGCTTACAACAATAAAGAGTAATAGACATCTGCTTTTGGAAATTACTCTAAATATGGAGAAAGTTAAA GATAGAATTAGTGACCGTTTGGACCGTACTGAAGAATTGTCACCACTCTGCTCGGACACCTTCTTATGTGAATGTTGGGCTCAGTATTTGAGATTGGTAGCTGTTCTTCATAACCCTTCTGTTGAAGAACAAGAACACGACAGCAATGAAGAACGAGATGATGACGGAGAAAGTCCAGAGACACTCCTGTTTGATAGTTCGGAGACAATCTTACTAGGCTTAGATTGGGCCAACAG TGTGTTGGTGCCTGCCCTTGGGGAGAGTAGTAGTGGTGGCAAGAGGAAGTTGAGAGGAGGAGACGATGCCTCAGCTATAGCCGTCTCTGCACTCAACAACCTTATTACAACTAGCACTCATTTGCTCATGACAGGAGCTGCAAATACTGCATTTGTTTATAAAATGTGTACTTTTGTGGATAGTCTTTTGAAATTGG ATGCATCTGGTAGTTTCTGGCAGAATAGTTTATTATTCGCAATGGAGGCACATCAATTTCTTCAGTCATATGATCACACTGATGATGATGAGGAATTTGAAGATGAAGCAACTCCGGTCCATGTAATAAATATGTGTTTATCATCAATATCAGACTACTTTAAAGTGCAAGATAATTTACCAAAG GATGCCAGTAAGATTGATGATACATTGGTTCAGTTGCTCACCACCCTGGGCCAGGGTTCAAGACAGGACCAATCTGAGGTGATGGTTCATATGGCTGATACTGTTGTGCAACACATTTGCTGGATTGTGGATAAG GATGAAGGTATCAACACTGCTGTGACCAAGATCCAAGATGCTGGTGGATGTGTGGGCTTGCTGATTGGTGTTTGTCAGAGTCGTGCCAAACTCTCCACCATGCTAATGGATGCTCTTACTCATGTTTTGACAACTGCAATCCATGTGAGTAGTGTCAAAACAACTGCAATCAAT GATATCACATCTCTACTGGCCATATCATATCTATTGAAGATCCTTGTCCATGACAGTGGGAAAATATCTAAATATAGCATGAAGCAAACAGTGGTTGCTGCTGACAGCATCATGGCTAGAATTATTTTACCCACAGCCAGTGATGATAATGGAATTTTTCA ACAATATACCAGGAGTGCAAAAGAGATTATTCAAGACCTGAAAAGCTCACTTGGTGTGCTGTAA
- the LOC123769191 gene encoding condensin-2 complex subunit G2 isoform X3, whose product MAKQEFLAAVEDGHHAQFITLIQNHGSKRSTVDLEEVVIELNRAQHEKIWNSLHSWVNEQLNKLVGVNESEEEVESGQRVAAGDELDDTHKTGHTGPTKIASSAHSQHEPQAMEPCEPYNEKLMEGVLEFAHIYIKSFKDGDIFIPDTLMELAVLLHGMARVFKGRVQAGVASLCELWWLKGLEEREHLVLNVLPILLDVATSKGAKRKDVIRLWSLREALQLVELDDPNYEPFVEQLVACAAAAIFLTCDEGVKWLATLFSSRSLISRLHRKIKTVLPGCTKLQCEKYAEVYFRAWKTSKGDAKVALEEECIQDLMYAAVHVDPTTGRLSANLHHLLHQIHRQKRHHAVATTIYSLYDPFIWRSLKAANGLVRTNAISLLCDAFPLTDSTFTQEEKSDLQERQYQAIITLLVDPCHLARIAAIRGVFNILADYWLMIPSHIIKAIFQKLLSDLVYDASSAEVRTQVIKGLTLLLDFKETVPFLTEVLVRLGDVFDDISANVRVAFVKLLLKVKSSKVIRYWEIVPVHHLLHRLEEDKPVVCKLLTQLLLSSFHPVHREDQELFKRSLALLEENRAAARRFYRYASRKLDLNSTVHFMLLIWRCLRNFILARQNEDSHEESEREDNTSSEDQPDPGDRIYLKGARRASPGDGDSSAIPAANKENTGGAPRTQGSLSPTTVKTNDSGKDEDSDESSLDNPIIVGGLLDTVVILWTTNAHRLAQQQNLKYLEALRKQLSKSMPLFFKFFKENNDASQTLLFLSSFLPRTLVPTLVGHCLSRLRSLQSDQGNDDLPGTYINALCNWNRSDDILELASEWLEEGFSAGMVASNKERRRSSRRVRFCKTSTPQPLIALRLLQHILQHPFNKLTTIKSNRHLLLEITLNMEKVKDRISDRLDRTEELSPLCSDTFLCECWAQYLRLVAVLHNPSVEEQEHDSNEERDDDGESPETLLFDSSETILLGLDWANSVLVPALGESSSGGKRKLRGGDDASAIAVSALNNLITTSTHLLMTGAANTAFVYKMCTFVDSLLKLDASGSFWQNSLLFAMEAHQFLQSYDHTDDDEEFEDEATPVHVINMCLSSISDYFKVQDNLPKDASKIDDTLVQLLTTLGQGSRQDQSEVMVHMADTVVQHICWIVDKDEGINTAVTKIQDAGGCVGLLIGVCQSRAKLSTMLMDALTHVLTTAIHDITSLLAISYLLKILVHDSGKISKYSMKQTVVAADSIMARIILPTASDDNGIFQQYTRSAKEIIQDLKSSLGVL is encoded by the exons ATGGCTAAACAGGAGTTCCTGGCAGCAGTGGAAGATGGCCATCATGCTCAATTTATTACTCTCATTCAGAACCAT GGAAGTAAACGTAGCACTGTTGACTTGGAAGAGGTTGTAATAGAATTAAATCGAGCACAACATGAGAAGATATGGAACAGTCTTCACTCTTGGGTCAATGAACAACTAAACAAACTAGTTGGCGTAAACGAGTCCGAGGAAGAAGTGGAGAGTGGTCAACGAGTGGCAGCTGGGGATGAATTAGACGATACGCACAAGACGGGTCACACAGGACCAACAAAGATTGCAAGCTCGGCACACAGCCAACATGAGCCACAGGCTATG GAACCATGTGAACCATACAATGAAAAACTGATGGAAGGAGTACTGGAGTTTGCCCACATCTACATAAAATCTTTCAAAGATGGAGACATTTTCATCCCAGATACGTTGATGGAATTAGCTG TGTTGTTAcatgggatggcgagggtgtttaAAGGTCGAGTACAAGCAGGAGTTGCCTCCTTATGTGAGCTTTGGTGGCTTAAGGGGCTTGAAGAGCGTGAGCATCTTGTCCTCAATGTCTTGCCTATTCTACTAGATGTTGCTACGAGCAAGGGTGCAAAA AGGAAAGATGTGATAAGACTGTGGTCACTACGCGAGGCTCTTCAGTTGGTCGAGCTTGACGATCCTAATTATGAGCCGTTTGTCGAACAGCTGGTTGCTTGTGCTGCAGCTGCGATCTTCCTGACATGTGATGAGGGTGTGAAATGGCTTGCAACATTGTTCTCGTCACGCTCGCTTATTTCTCGTCTCCATCGGAAAATAAAAACTGTACTTCCAGGATGCACAAAACTCCAGTGTGAAAAGTATGCTGAAGTCTATTTTCGTGCTTGGAAGACTAGCAAGGGAGATGCTAAGGTG gcTCTGGAGGAAGAGTGCATACAGGATTTAATGTATGCTGCTGTCCATGTGGACCCGACGACTGGTCGACTGTCTGCAAATCTTCATCATCTGCTCCATCAAATTCATCGTCAAAAGAGGCATCATGCTGTAGCAACAACCATTTATTCTCTCTATGACCCCTTCATTTGGCGATCTCTAAAG GCTGCTAATGGTCTTGTGCGTACGAATGCCATCTCACTCCTGTGTGATGCTTTTCCACTTACGGATAGTACCTTTACTCAAGAAGAGAAGAGTGACCTGCAAGAGAGACAATACCAAGCAATTATCACCTTGCTTGTTGATCCTTGCCATCTTGCTCGCATCGCTGCAATCAGG GGTGTGTTTAATATCTTGGCAGACTACTGGCTCATGAtcccatcacacatcataaaggcCATTTTCCAAAAGCTGCTGTCAGATCTCGTGTATGATGCGTCATCAGCTGAAGTTCGCACTCAAGTTATCAAG GGTCTGACCCTGCTTCTGGACTTTAAAGAGACTGTGCCGTTCCTTACTGAAGTCTTGGTTCGCCTTGGAGATGTGTTTGACGATATTAGTGCAAATGTTCGTGTTGCTTTCGTCAAGTTATTGTTGAAGGTGAAATCTTCAAAGGTTATCAG GTACTGGGAAATAGTTCCTGTGCATCATCTTCTGCATCGGCTAGAGGAAGACAAACCTGTAGTTTGCAAGTTGCTTACCCAACTCTTGCTCAGTTCCTTCCATCCTGTCCATCGTGAAGACCAG GAGCTTTTTAAACGGTCTCTGGCATTATTGGAGGAGAATCGGGCGGCAGCTCGCCGATTTTATAGGTATGCGAGCCGCAAGCTGGACCTGAACAGCACTGTCCACTTCATGTTGTTAATATGGCGTTGTCTTCGGAACTTTATATTGGCTCGACAGAATGAGGATTCCCATGAAG agagtgagagggaggacaACACAAGTTCTGAAGATCAACCAGACCCAGGAGACCGGATCTATCTGAAAGGAGCTCGTAGGGCTTCTCCAGGGGATGGCGATTCCTCTGCTATTCCTGCTGCCAATAAAGAAAATACAGGTGGGG CTCCGAGGACACAGGGCAGCCTCTCGCCTACAACTGTGAAGACTAATGACTCTGGGAAAG ATGAAGATAGTGATGAGTCTTCTTTAGACAACCCTATTATTGTTGGTGGGCTTTTGGATACTGTTGTGATCCTGTGGACTACCAACGCTCACAGACTCGCGCAGCAACAAAACCTCAAGTATCTGGAGGCGTTAAGAAAACAGCTTTCTAAAAGCATGCCTCTCttcttcaaattctttaag GAAAACAATGATGCATCACAGACACTACTCTTCTTGTCAAGTTTCTTGCCCCGAACCTTAGTGCCTACCTTGGTTGGTCACTGCCTGTCACGTCTTCGATCACTACAGTCGGATCAG GGAAATGATGATTTACCCGGGACATACATTAATGCTCTTTGCAACTGGAATCGTAGTGATGATATCTTGGAGTTGGCGTCCGAGTGGCTTGAGGAAGGCTTCAGTgctggaatggttgcaagtaacaAG GAGCGCCGTCGTAGTAGTCGCAGGGTGCGATTTTGTAAGACGAGTACACCCCAGCCCCTTATTGCATTACGTCTGTTGCAGCACATTCTGCAGCACCCTTTCAATAAGCTTACAACAATAAAGAGTAATAGACATCTGCTTTTGGAAATTACTCTAAATATGGAGAAAGTTAAA GATAGAATTAGTGACCGTTTGGACCGTACTGAAGAATTGTCACCACTCTGCTCGGACACCTTCTTATGTGAATGTTGGGCTCAGTATTTGAGATTGGTAGCTGTTCTTCATAACCCTTCTGTTGAAGAACAAGAACACGACAGCAATGAAGAACGAGATGATGACGGAGAAAGTCCAGAGACACTCCTGTTTGATAGTTCGGAGACAATCTTACTAGGCTTAGATTGGGCCAACAG TGTGTTGGTGCCTGCCCTTGGGGAGAGTAGTAGTGGTGGCAAGAGGAAGTTGAGAGGAGGAGACGATGCCTCAGCTATAGCCGTCTCTGCACTCAACAACCTTATTACAACTAGCACTCATTTGCTCATGACAGGAGCTGCAAATACTGCATTTGTTTATAAAATGTGTACTTTTGTGGATAGTCTTTTGAAATTGG ATGCATCTGGTAGTTTCTGGCAGAATAGTTTATTATTCGCAATGGAGGCACATCAATTTCTTCAGTCATATGATCACACTGATGATGATGAGGAATTTGAAGATGAAGCAACTCCGGTCCATGTAATAAATATGTGTTTATCATCAATATCAGACTACTTTAAAGTGCAAGATAATTTACCAAAG GATGCCAGTAAGATTGATGATACATTGGTTCAGTTGCTCACCACCCTGGGCCAGGGTTCAAGACAGGACCAATCTGAGGTGATGGTTCATATGGCTGATACTGTTGTGCAACACATTTGCTGGATTGTGGATAAG GATGAAGGTATCAACACTGCTGTGACCAAGATCCAAGATGCTGGTGGATGTGTGGGCTTGCTGATTGGTGTTTGTCAGAGTCGTGCCAAACTCTCCACCATGCTAATGGATGCTCTTACTCATGTTTTGACAACTGCAATCCAT GATATCACATCTCTACTGGCCATATCATATCTATTGAAGATCCTTGTCCATGACAGTGGGAAAATATCTAAATATAGCATGAAGCAAACAGTGGTTGCTGCTGACAGCATCATGGCTAGAATTATTTTACCCACAGCCAGTGATGATAATGGAATTTTTCA ACAATATACCAGGAGTGCAAAAGAGATTATTCAAGACCTGAAAAGCTCACTTGGTGTGCTGTAA